Genomic window (Shewanella psychropiezotolerans):
GCAACTCAATCAAACGATCCAAATCCTCATTTTCCCCCATCACAAAAGTTTCGATACACTCCGTTAATTCAGGGGTGAGCAGTGCAACATAAATTTGTCCATCGCAGTTCATCAATCGTGATGTGATCTCGTAGCGAGCTTGGTTCCTGATGCGATTCAGCCAGTTTTTAGGTTCGTTATCTATTCGAGACCAATAGATCAGAGCCTCAAAGAATGTCACTCTATCAAGATAAAACTCTCTGGCACGTATCATCTCTTTAATGACATCATGTACACGATTCAAACCGAGCGCAGCATCTATCTCGTTCTTCATTACTTCACTTTGGCTCGCAAGTCCGTCAATAATATTGCTGGTGTATTGGAGGTTATACTTTTCAATAAGGCACTTATTTAAAAAGTATTCCACTATTGTGGCAATACTTTGAGTCGACGCATCACTAATAAAGACTTCGTCTCCTAGTACTTCGATCAATTCTAAAGAGCTTTCCTGAGAAAAGGAGTAGATGCAAATACCTGAGATATACACTTCAATGTCACACTCCAGATCCCTCTCTATGATTATTGAAGGCGTCCCTAACGCTTGGCCCCAAAGTGTTTGCTCAATACGATGAAGACTAGTATCAACTAAGGTTTGATGCTGAGGCTCTCGTAACACCATTTTCAAGGACTCATAAAGGCCACTTCCTGCAGCCACTGTACTCGTCACTTTCTTTGGCTGGCCGTGTATTCGCCAAAGTAGACATGCTATCAGTGCACACATAAGAAACAGAATCACGCACACAAACAATAGGCTAGGACGGGCTAAACCGAGTACGAATATAAAAAAACCAATAACCAAGAGGCTTTTCCAAAAGCTGCTAACCTGCTTTGCCATCTGTCCCATAAATGAGCCAGAATCCTCCTCTCCTTTGATGCGTGTTAAGTAAACGCCACAAGCGATTGAAAGCAGTAAACTTGGTATTTGTGATACCAAACCATCGCCTATTGTCAGTACGGAAAAACGATTAATACTCTCAGATAAAGTGAGATCAAACTGATTGACCCCAACATAAATACCGCCAAAAAGATTTACTAAACTAATTAAAATACCGGCTATAGAGTCGCCTTTTACAAACTTCATCGCCCCATCGAGTGAACCAAAAAGTTTATTCTCGGTATTGAGGTCTGCACGCATTTTCTGTGCCTGATCACCTGTTATCAAACCGCTTTTCAGATCGCCATCTATACTCATTTGCTTGCCAGGCAAGGCGTCAAGAGAAAATCGAGCGCCCACTTCCGCTACCCTTTCACCACCTTTTGTCACAACTAAAAACTGAACAATAGTGATGATAATGAAGATCAACAAGCCTGAAATAAGATTGCCACCCATCACGAACTCACCCACAGTCTCAATGACGTCACCAACATCCTCGTTAGCAATGATATTTCGCGTTGTAGCAATAGAAAGTAATAATCGGAACGTCGTCAACAGCAAGACTACCGTTGGCAAGAATGTCACCTTAAGGGGCTGATCATTCTCTAACATGATAACTAAAAGCAACACCGAGCTAGTAAAGCTCATTAATATAAAAATATCAATTAGCCCCCTGGTAGAGTGAATAGAATAATCGTTGGCAGCATAAGTGCGATGATGATACTGCTAGGATTAAACATGAACAGATTACGACGAAAATACTTAATCATATGCTGTCCAAACTACGACCTAGCTCTTCGACGATAGATAGAGTATCTATGCTGACCAGGTTATCCTCACTTTCAATCGTTAGCACGACTCCCCCATTTTCAAACACTTGCTCAACAGACAAAGTGTTATCTTCGTCATCTATTGCTTTATGGAGTAAATCGATAAGATGACCTATCACTGCCTCATTTAAGCTAAGTGAGGGTAGGCGTGATTTGACCTTAGTAGCTATCGTACTTTTCAACTCATCTTTTAACGTATTTAAGCTATGGTATTGCGCTGCAACAAGTTCAGTGAGCTGTTGATTTGCCTTTTCAAACCAAAGAGCCTGATTGACCATTAATTTATCTTCCATCTCATTATGCAAATCAGCCACATGAAGGTTGAGCGCTTGCTCCTTCTCTTCAATAAGATGCACAACTTGTTCTTCAACTAGCTGTTGATATTGCTCAACCCTCTCTTCCAAAGCCGAAAGCAAGGATTTAGCCTCGGTGTAAATGAGGACATCAGACTTCTTTATCACATTTGAATGCCGCTCTTTCTTAAATAGAATCTGTGGGATAGTTCTCTGGTCTGAATTAATTTCTATGTACAAGGCATACCTCATTCTGGTTTCGAAATAATCATACTCAATCTTGAAACGGCACAACAAAAGAAAAAAAAAGACTAAACCTGAACTCTTATGATTTAGTCTTTTTTCAATGATTTATGAATCTTTTACTGAATGGCTTACTGACTGGATGATGAAGAAAAAGATAGTGAAACCAAGTTATCTATTTTTACTGGAGGGACGTACATTATTAAACTTCCATTATCCCTTGCTAGTTTGTTTAAATGACTATTAGTTTTGAAATCCAATCCTGCCATTTCCTTATAATTTGGCAGGCGATGTTTAGGTATAATCTGGAGACGTTCCTTTACCCTCTCCCTGACATTATTCATTGGACCAACCAAGTAATTCTGACCACGCATGCTCACCGCCCCTTGGCTCAATAGCACCTTCGTATTCAAACTTTGCAGATACGCGTTAAGATCGTTTTTCCGCCACTCC
Coding sequences:
- a CDS encoding FHIPEP family type III secretion protein, with the translated sequence MSFTSSVLLLVIMLENDQPLKVTFLPTVVLLLTTFRLLLSIATTRNIIANEDVGDVIETVGEFVMGGNLISGLLIFIIITIVQFLVVTKGGERVAEVGARFSLDALPGKQMSIDGDLKSGLITGDQAQKMRADLNTENKLFGSLDGAMKFVKGDSIAGILISLVNLFGGIYVGVNQFDLTLSESINRFSVLTIGDGLVSQIPSLLLSIACGVYLTRIKGEEDSGSFMGQMAKQVSSFWKSLLVIGFFIFVLGLARPSLLFVCVILFLMCALIACLLWRIHGQPKKVTSTVAAGSGLYESLKMVLREPQHQTLVDTSLHRIEQTLWGQALGTPSIIIERDLECDIEVYISGICIYSFSQESSLELIEVLGDEVFISDASTQSIATIVEYFLNKCLIEKYNLQYTSNIIDGLASQSEVMKNEIDAALGLNRVHDVIKEMIRAREFYLDRVTFFEALIYWSRIDNEPKNWLNRIRNQARYEITSRLMNCDGQIYVALLTPELTECIETFVMGENEDLDRLIELQSSLRKEIIRMTTQYGCKPTLVVNDTEINSVKSFFQQVVSTISVCSHGDIAEPSCVVSSEPLQVVM